A single genomic interval of Natrinema sp. HArc-T2 harbors:
- a CDS encoding Kiwa anti-phage protein KwaB-like domain-containing protein, producing MREKVEHKQSVLESDKIRFSDYGIENRDRDQTFVQYEPTENIPQFDNFERLLEGQRFSHTTYTEPPKPEFQAIRIRDADNDQMAIAFLNYSRRQIMGRTSRTRMLVGSEKHRKVDDSLISIPDRVDSIYYDGMMYIFDQSRFEKVFDYLAEYERCADDVLDRIEETDIPFHDFDMFKDAVYGNNRVLRLMYKVHERGVYEDMDLDDATYIRDNFDTDVKFEENGDGEMSIKMDDKRDVWAVLRFFNDDHLDSPLTNEQYISLSKQDAG from the coding sequence GTGCGCGAGAAGGTCGAACACAAGCAATCTGTGCTCGAAAGCGACAAGATTCGGTTTTCGGATTACGGCATCGAAAACCGAGATCGCGACCAGACTTTCGTTCAGTATGAACCCACGGAGAACATCCCTCAGTTCGATAACTTCGAACGCCTGCTGGAGGGACAGCGGTTTAGTCACACGACATATACGGAGCCGCCGAAACCCGAATTCCAAGCGATCCGTATTCGAGATGCCGACAACGACCAGATGGCGATTGCCTTTCTAAACTACAGTCGGCGCCAGATTATGGGTCGAACGTCTCGTACTCGTATGCTGGTCGGAAGCGAGAAACACAGGAAGGTGGATGACTCGCTAATCTCGATCCCCGACCGCGTGGATTCTATCTACTACGATGGGATGATGTACATTTTCGACCAGTCCCGGTTCGAGAAGGTATTCGATTATCTCGCAGAATATGAGCGGTGCGCAGACGACGTCTTAGACCGGATCGAGGAGACGGATATTCCGTTCCACGACTTTGATATGTTCAAGGATGCGGTTTACGGGAACAACCGTGTGCTGAGACTGATGTACAAGGTACATGAACGCGGCGTGTACGAGGATATGGATTTAGACGACGCGACGTATATCCGCGACAACTTCGATACTGACGTGAAGTTCGAGGAGAACGGTGACGGAGAGATGTCCATCAAGATGGACGACAAGCGAGATGTTTGGGCTGTTCTCCGCTTCTTCAACGACGATCACCTCGACTCGCCGCTTACGAATGAGCAGTATATCTCGCTCTCAAAGCAAGATGCTGGATAG
- a CDS encoding BREX protein BrxB domain-containing protein, with translation MTTKRPFHDFTERLAQFADGRRGIRNPFVIVPVQPKYERRVAERLTEWAANPHRTKDFPDDGTIQVLRLDELFVETDVFELAVDLGESSQPATITETMQDRLAEELVAVMVEKIEAPAQQRHVVLLTHLGSLYPFTRASELLDELDRRNVQSTIGIPFPGDIVGGKLSFFGEESRNYYPAHQIEGRVEGVHLQ, from the coding sequence ATGACGACTAAACGTCCCTTCCACGACTTCACAGAACGGCTCGCACAGTTCGCTGACGGGCGACGCGGCATCCGAAACCCGTTCGTGATCGTCCCTGTTCAGCCGAAGTACGAGCGACGGGTCGCCGAACGTCTCACTGAGTGGGCAGCGAACCCGCATCGTACTAAGGACTTCCCGGACGATGGAACCATTCAAGTCCTCCGGTTGGACGAGCTGTTCGTCGAAACCGATGTTTTCGAACTTGCGGTCGATCTCGGTGAGAGCAGCCAACCAGCGACGATCACTGAAACGATGCAAGACCGATTAGCGGAGGAACTCGTCGCGGTTATGGTCGAGAAAATTGAGGCGCCAGCCCAGCAGCGACACGTCGTTCTCCTCACGCACCTCGGGAGTCTCTACCCGTTCACGCGTGCGTCAGAACTCCTCGACGAGCTCGACCGCCGCAACGTCCAGTCTACGATCGGCATTCCGTTCCCCGGAGACATCGTCGGTGGGAAACTGAGCTTCTTCGGCGAGGAATCGCGCAACTACTACCCAGCCCACCAGATCGAAGGCCGGGTTGAGGGGGTGCATCTCCAATGA
- a CDS encoding radical SAM protein: protein MSESHLHTKSLCDHVINVATGCRHGCEFCYVPTTPAIDNRDEMLADQADVGDPQSDWGNYLLYRDDLPERLGRVLEDRVPSDRKQTNRGRGVVMLSSGTDCYQDRRAAQITRGAVTELIMHDIPVRILTRSPAVVRDIDLFREAGNRITVGSSIPSFEAPLVNAVEPNAPPPIKRWEALDRLQQADVPVFVSMSPTYPTMDEDDFHELLSYFRALGEIVVFHEPINPRGKNFQQCLKAASDAGYEDVERELRRMRDDRQYWVEYALEQLNTVQQVARRFDGLEVHSWPDDELIRSTSGQLQSQLEAMQQAVSPESFGPTKPDTPAAQSELVEDHEMFQQLI, encoded by the coding sequence GTGAGCGAATCGCATCTCCACACTAAGAGCCTCTGTGACCACGTCATCAACGTCGCGACCGGCTGCCGGCACGGTTGTGAATTCTGTTATGTCCCAACCACGCCAGCGATCGACAATCGCGACGAAATGCTCGCTGACCAAGCCGACGTTGGCGACCCACAGTCAGACTGGGGCAATTACCTGCTGTACCGTGACGACCTCCCAGAACGACTGGGCCGCGTTCTTGAGGACCGGGTTCCAAGTGACCGAAAACAAACCAACCGCGGCCGTGGTGTTGTTATGCTCTCGAGCGGGACCGACTGCTACCAGGACCGCCGTGCCGCCCAGATCACTCGCGGGGCGGTCACTGAACTCATTATGCATGATATCCCAGTCCGAATCCTCACGCGTAGCCCAGCAGTTGTTCGCGATATCGATCTCTTTCGAGAAGCCGGCAACCGCATCACGGTCGGCTCATCGATTCCCTCGTTCGAGGCTCCGCTGGTTAACGCGGTCGAACCGAACGCACCACCGCCAATAAAACGATGGGAGGCACTCGATCGTCTTCAGCAAGCTGATGTTCCAGTATTCGTTTCAATGTCACCCACATACCCGACGATGGATGAAGACGACTTTCACGAGTTGCTGAGTTACTTCCGAGCGCTGGGTGAAATCGTTGTTTTCCACGAGCCGATCAATCCTCGTGGAAAGAACTTCCAACAATGTCTCAAGGCGGCTTCCGACGCCGGCTACGAGGATGTCGAGAGGGAACTTCGACGGATGCGTGACGATCGGCAATACTGGGTCGAATACGCACTCGAACAGCTCAACACAGTCCAGCAAGTTGCGCGGCGATTCGACGGGCTGGAGGTCCACTCGTGGCCCGACGACGAACTCATTCGATCGACGAGCGGCCAACTCCAATCACAACTCGAGGCGATGCAACAGGCCGTTTCACCAGAGTCATTCGGACCGACGAAGCCGGACACTCCAGCAGCGCAGTCTGAACTCGTGGAAGATCACGAGATGTTCCAACAACTGATATAG
- a CDS encoding radical SAM protein: protein MSEDYGRVRTGDDPTKAILSESGLNSKHLCDYVVNVATGCRHGCKFCYVPSTPNIRTRPDMLEEELGVENGQEEWGDYVLYRDGLGERLDAHLDRKRKWRKTRRGRGVVGVSFSTDCYMDGRAGKITRNVVRSLTDREKYTRVLTRNPILALQDLDVFIEGGEYVTIGSSIPCMDADQVGAIEPKAPVPEHRLRGLKEFNENGVQTFVSMSPTYPTQDKDDLRDQLERVSECDPAVVFHEPINPRGGNFEMTVQAARDAGEDELAQELDRLRDRERWVEYATNHLQWVQEIGEELGLPIHLWPDKQLIKYASDEEQVWLQSWRDRQSPEEFAERDKPDSPAPNIPCTEV, encoded by the coding sequence ATGTCTGAGGATTACGGTAGAGTACGAACTGGAGACGACCCGACGAAGGCGATCCTCAGTGAATCCGGACTCAATAGCAAGCATCTCTGTGATTACGTTGTCAACGTTGCTACCGGTTGTCGCCACGGATGCAAATTCTGTTACGTCCCGTCAACACCGAACATCCGTACCCGTCCAGATATGCTTGAAGAGGAACTCGGAGTAGAGAACGGGCAGGAGGAGTGGGGAGATTACGTCCTTTACCGCGACGGACTGGGTGAGCGGCTTGATGCGCACCTAGATCGTAAACGAAAGTGGCGAAAAACGAGACGCGGACGTGGTGTCGTCGGTGTTTCCTTTTCTACGGATTGCTATATGGATGGTCGTGCAGGAAAAATCACACGCAACGTTGTTCGATCACTTACGGATCGTGAGAAATATACGCGTGTTTTGACACGGAATCCCATTCTTGCGCTTCAGGACTTGGATGTATTCATAGAAGGGGGAGAATATGTCACGATCGGCTCATCGATTCCCTGTATGGATGCCGATCAGGTTGGAGCCATCGAACCAAAGGCACCAGTACCAGAACATCGGCTTCGCGGGCTCAAGGAATTCAACGAGAACGGAGTCCAGACGTTCGTGAGTATGAGCCCAACCTACCCAACACAGGACAAAGACGACCTTCGCGATCAACTTGAGCGCGTGTCAGAGTGTGATCCTGCCGTTGTCTTCCATGAACCGATCAATCCTCGTGGTGGAAACTTCGAGATGACCGTGCAAGCTGCCCGAGATGCAGGTGAAGATGAACTGGCACAAGAGTTGGACCGACTTCGCGATCGTGAGCGGTGGGTTGAGTACGCGACTAACCATCTTCAATGGGTTCAGGAGATCGGTGAAGAGTTAGGATTGCCGATACACCTGTGGCCAGACAAGCAACTCATCAAGTATGCTTCTGATGAAGAACAAGTATGGTTGCAATCATGGCGAGATCGTCAGTCACCAGAGGAATTCGCAGAAAGGGACAAACCAGATTCACCTGCGCCAAATATTCCCTGTACAGAGGTTTAA
- the tcmP gene encoding three-Cys-motif partner protein TcmP produces MSDHFSGGDLKTAAKLVILEEYLDVYTTILDSNWEWGDLWYVDTHSGTGKTHIDDKGINIDGSAIRAIDDYSEFFDRFYLYELNEEHFHTLHRTLSDTFDIQFDVGPVETDGEDFLVARCDDPYIRIMQMDSNQGVSFLANNANSNSHWFSFIDPKGLTAKKSTLDTLLDRGNVDILLNYQTTGVMRSAAAEHAHGAVRRTMGDDDWPEAGSREEYVQIYREKLEENGDIQPVLTKGLESPDDRRCRFDLVFACTNDGARSAMESIMNQDTLWEKAQDELGQSGLGDFI; encoded by the coding sequence ATGTCAGACCACTTCTCGGGAGGGGATCTCAAAACAGCGGCCAAACTGGTGATTTTAGAAGAGTATTTAGATGTATATACAACGATTCTTGATTCCAATTGGGAATGGGGCGATTTATGGTATGTAGACACACATTCGGGCACAGGAAAAACCCATATTGATGATAAGGGTATCAATATCGACGGATCGGCAATCCGGGCCATTGATGACTATTCAGAGTTTTTTGATAGATTTTACCTATACGAATTGAATGAAGAACATTTCCACACACTACACAGGACACTATCAGATACATTCGATATACAATTTGATGTGGGGCCGGTAGAGACAGATGGCGAGGATTTCTTAGTCGCCCGATGTGACGACCCGTATATCAGGATAATGCAGATGGATTCTAATCAGGGGGTGAGCTTTTTAGCAAACAATGCCAATAGTAATTCACATTGGTTTTCATTTATTGATCCTAAAGGTTTGACAGCTAAAAAGTCAACTTTAGACACCTTATTAGATAGAGGGAACGTAGATATTCTACTGAACTATCAAACAACGGGTGTAATGAGGAGTGCTGCAGCTGAACACGCTCACGGTGCGGTGAGACGTACAATGGGTGATGACGATTGGCCAGAGGCAGGTTCAAGAGAGGAGTATGTCCAAATATACAGAGAAAAGCTGGAAGAGAATGGAGACATTCAGCCTGTTTTAACAAAAGGACTTGAATCTCCTGATGACCGACGATGCAGATTTGATTTGGTCTTTGCCTGCACAAATGACGGAGCCCGTAGTGCAATGGAGTCAATCATGAATCAAGATACTCTCTGGGAAAAAGCTCAAGACGAACTTGGTCAGTCTGGCTTAGGCGATTTTATTTAG